The following coding sequences are from one Methanococcoides orientis window:
- a CDS encoding radical SAM protein, producing the protein MGDPKFLSRYLKVEKDELPARFRITKSIPADFVPSASVDDLWKIHDSKIEKYRELLESIDSKEKNIELTEATPSLLDLKIVIAEKILENCHMCERRCGVDRRHGEKGFCRLLESSRYASEFLHMGEEPELVPSHTIFFTGCVFACVYCQNWDISTRPESGTEVDPENLARTIKRRRYEGARNVNFVTPTPHTHSILKIINNVSANIPVVWNSNMYHSKEIAKLLEGVIDVYLADFKYSDDKCARKYSKVQNYLAVVKRDHEIAYQNAEIIVRHLVLPDHLDCCTKPIVEWIANNIPEVRFNLMFQYMPYYRASKYPEIDRFLTSDEKIRAIKIVKEAGLEDVLL; encoded by the coding sequence ATGGGGGATCCAAAGTTTTTAAGCCGCTATTTAAAAGTCGAAAAGGATGAGCTTCCAGCTCGTTTCCGGATAACTAAAAGCATTCCGGCAGACTTCGTTCCATCGGCTTCTGTTGATGATCTATGGAAAATCCATGATAGCAAAATTGAAAAGTATCGGGAGTTATTGGAAAGTATCGATTCAAAAGAAAAGAACATTGAACTGACTGAAGCAACTCCCTCACTTCTTGATCTGAAGATCGTGATAGCCGAAAAGATACTTGAAAATTGTCATATGTGCGAACGAAGATGCGGTGTAGATCGCAGACATGGTGAAAAGGGATTCTGCAGATTACTTGAATCCTCCCGATACGCTTCTGAATTTTTACATATGGGAGAAGAACCGGAACTTGTACCTTCACATACGATCTTCTTCACAGGGTGTGTCTTTGCCTGCGTTTATTGTCAGAACTGGGACATATCCACACGCCCCGAAAGTGGGACTGAGGTAGATCCTGAAAATTTGGCCAGGACCATAAAAAGGCGTCGATATGAAGGGGCAAGGAATGTAAATTTTGTAACTCCTACACCACATACACATTCCATTTTGAAGATCATTAACAATGTTTCTGCGAACATCCCTGTGGTCTGGAACTCAAATATGTACCATTCTAAAGAAATAGCAAAACTGCTAGAGGGCGTGATCGATGTATATCTTGCCGACTTCAAATATAGTGATGATAAATGCGCAAGAAAGTATTCCAAAGTACAAAATTATCTTGCTGTAGTAAAAAGAGATCATGAGATCGCTTATCAGAATGCAGAGATAATAGTCCGCCACCTTGTTTTGCCTGATCATCTGGATTGCTGCACAAAACCAATCGTAGAATGGATCGCAAATAATATTCCAGAGGTTAGATTTAATCTAATGTTCCAGTACATGCCTTATTATAGAGCTTCAAAATATCCGGAAATTGATCGTTTCCTCACATCTGATGAGAAGATACGTGCAATAAAGATAGTGAAAGAAGCAGGCCTTGAAGATGTCTTACTCTAA
- a CDS encoding DUF4386 domain-containing protein — MQERMDSSRKTAIIVGVLFIFAIVMLFVGEALYKPILDSPDYLDNAYPNKTVVITGILLEFTGVPAVVLLSLLLFPVLKRHNEVLALGYVVFRLFEAALLSVAYISKLSLVNLSQDYLSKGGVDASYFQYIGSSIQSVNHWAGTQGLIYHIAFALGSLILYYALYKSKLVPRFISAWGFIAAIALLTGSVLINIDMFTGISEVGLELIFALPIAVAEIMLSIWLIFKGFNPSAIDSTTVKTDIDEIT, encoded by the coding sequence ATGCAAGAAAGAATGGATTCAAGCAGAAAGACTGCAATAATTGTGGGAGTATTGTTCATATTTGCTATCGTCATGCTTTTTGTTGGAGAAGCTCTTTACAAACCTATTCTAGATTCTCCGGATTACCTGGATAATGCTTATCCAAACAAAACAGTTGTGATAACTGGAATACTACTGGAGTTTACAGGTGTTCCTGCAGTAGTTCTCTTATCATTGCTCTTGTTCCCCGTCTTAAAAAGACACAATGAAGTCCTGGCTCTGGGGTATGTTGTTTTCAGATTGTTTGAGGCTGCACTTTTAAGTGTTGCTTATATCAGTAAGCTGTCACTGGTCAATCTAAGCCAGGATTATCTGAGCAAAGGAGGAGTGGATGCTTCATATTTTCAATACATAGGCAGTTCGATACAGTCAGTAAATCACTGGGCTGGCACACAGGGACTGATCTATCATATTGCTTTTGCTTTAGGGTCCCTGATTCTTTATTATGCATTATATAAGTCAAAACTTGTTCCACGATTCATATCGGCCTGGGGATTTATTGCTGCCATAGCTTTGTTGACCGGTTCTGTACTGATCAATATTGACATGTTTACTGGAATTTCAGAAGTGGGATTGGAGCTCATCTTTGCCCTTCCTATCGCTGTGGCTGAGATCATGCTCTCGATATGGCTAATCTTTAAAGGATTCAATCCATCTGCAATCGATTCCACGACTGTAAAAACAGATATAGACGAGATAACATGA
- a CDS encoding ABC transporter substrate-binding protein, translating into MATFLSGCVESTGGATSESEDITIGALLPLTGDLYSIGEASQTALEVSADDINNYFSGLGSGKNVNVIVKDTESDPEMALEQLKELDEMGITLVIGPQSSNEAEAVLEYANENGITLLSTASTASSLAIPDDNLFRLVPDDTNQGLSLAKFMQEDGINTVIPMYRNDVWGNGISDEVRKSFEGLDGTVLEGVTYETENADFSAEVESLNEKVVAATSEYDAGSIAVVLCSYGEVTEIFALARNYPALSDVNWYGTDGIALNKNLINDNDAASFAATTNIKASMYGYIRENDRYKEIAPRIEEQLGRLPESYALTTYDALWIATFVDLDSIPNDDESVKRAMKTLTDSHFGISGWTILDENGDRKYWNYDIWTVTEEDGSYQWELCGKIILPYEDNMLIMQGEELGFAQ; encoded by the coding sequence ATGGCAACTTTTCTGTCAGGTTGTGTTGAATCGACCGGCGGAGCTACCAGTGAATCTGAGGATATAACAATTGGAGCTCTTTTACCGCTTACAGGAGACCTTTACTCTATCGGAGAAGCGAGCCAGACAGCACTTGAAGTATCAGCAGATGATATCAACAACTACTTCTCAGGACTTGGTTCCGGAAAGAACGTGAATGTAATTGTAAAGGATACCGAAAGTGATCCTGAGATGGCTTTAGAGCAGCTCAAGGAACTTGATGAAATGGGGATAACGCTAGTTATCGGTCCACAGTCAAGCAATGAAGCAGAAGCTGTTCTGGAATATGCAAACGAGAATGGGATAACTCTTCTGAGTACCGCATCAACAGCTTCATCTTTAGCTATTCCTGATGATAATCTTTTCAGGCTTGTACCTGATGACACTAACCAGGGATTGTCATTGGCTAAATTCATGCAGGAAGATGGCATCAATACTGTGATCCCTATGTACAGGAATGATGTGTGGGGTAATGGAATCTCTGATGAGGTTCGAAAAAGCTTTGAGGGCCTTGATGGCACAGTGCTTGAGGGAGTTACGTATGAAACAGAAAATGCGGATTTTTCCGCAGAAGTAGAGTCACTCAATGAAAAGGTAGTAGCGGCCACTTCAGAATACGATGCAGGATCCATAGCTGTGGTCTTGTGTTCCTATGGCGAAGTAACAGAGATCTTTGCTTTAGCCCGGAACTATCCTGCACTATCAGATGTCAATTGGTATGGAACTGACGGCATAGCGCTGAACAAGAACTTGATCAACGATAATGATGCAGCCAGTTTTGCTGCAACAACCAATATCAAGGCATCAATGTACGGTTACATAAGGGAAAATGACAGGTATAAGGAGATAGCACCCAGGATCGAAGAACAACTTGGAAGACTTCCTGAGTCTTACGCATTAACAACATATGACGCTCTCTGGATAGCTACATTTGTTGATCTGGATTCAATTCCAAATGACGATGAAAGTGTAAAAAGGGCAATGAAAACCCTTACAGATTCGCACTTTGGAATAAGCGGATGGACAATACTCGATGAGAACGGAGATCGGAAATACTGGAACTATGACATCTGGACGGTCACTGAAGAAGATGGAAGTTACCAGTGGGAGCTATGCGGCAAGATTATTCTGCCATATGAGGACAATATGCTCATTATGCAGGGTGAAGAACTTGGCTTTGCTCAATGA
- a CDS encoding PAS domain-containing sensor histidine kinase → MEGSDLDGNNIIQREFSGDEFCKSSTGSFVDPDILSPIFDDIPMIMILVNQEGKVEYINRTATIALGNEKKNSIGLLGGELFGCVNSIKLESCGKNRECSECTVRNSVMHTFETGESIYKKEGELEIVTNDKSATLHFLISTTLIRQNNGPLVLLTVDDITEQKNNCLAFEKAIQKQKALEGIINNSSTMAFLWRAEDFWPADYASENVLKLGYSAEDFVLGRINYGDLVHPDDYQMVKDTLTGKCKDGSDNYNSEYRLITKDGNLLWVNEKTFILRNEKGKATHFQGIVQDINERKQAEEAMLRAKVAAEAANMAKTEFISNMSHELRTPLTMIIGFSDLLCSEDYGSLNEEQKKYISKVLRNGNHLLELINDLLDFSNIETGEMELRVNEFTVSDAIDEVGALMIPLSKKKGIDLTFNIDIEMPTIKADMIKFKQVLYNLVNNSIKFTDQGGAVTIGGKISDSSVNIFVKDIGIGISPEDQEKLFKPFFQVDSSNSREYGGTGLGLALVKKFVEMHGGEVWVESELGKGSTFGFSIPNDPENTSC, encoded by the coding sequence ATGGAGGGATCTGATCTGGATGGAAATAACATAATTCAGCGTGAGTTTAGCGGCGACGAATTTTGTAAAAGTTCCACTGGATCATTTGTAGATCCTGATATATTAAGTCCTATTTTTGATGATATTCCTATGATCATGATCCTTGTCAATCAGGAAGGGAAAGTTGAATACATCAATCGGACTGCTACTATTGCATTAGGAAACGAAAAAAAGAATAGTATTGGTCTTCTTGGTGGTGAACTCTTCGGATGTGTAAATTCGATCAAATTAGAAAGTTGTGGGAAGAACAGAGAATGCTCAGAATGTACTGTAAGAAACTCTGTTATGCACACTTTTGAGACCGGTGAAAGCATTTACAAAAAGGAAGGCGAATTGGAGATCGTAACCAATGATAAATCGGCAACGCTTCATTTTTTGATTTCAACTACCCTGATACGACAAAATAATGGACCACTTGTATTGCTGACTGTGGATGATATTACTGAGCAGAAGAACAATTGTCTTGCTTTTGAGAAAGCAATTCAGAAACAGAAGGCTCTGGAAGGCATCATAAACAATAGCTCTACAATGGCATTCTTATGGAGGGCAGAAGATTTCTGGCCTGCAGATTATGCTTCAGAGAATGTTTTAAAGCTTGGTTATTCAGCTGAGGATTTCGTACTTGGGCGAATTAATTATGGAGATCTGGTCCATCCCGATGATTATCAAATGGTAAAAGATACACTTACAGGGAAGTGTAAAGATGGCAGTGACAACTATAACTCGGAATATCGTTTGATAACAAAAGATGGAAATTTATTGTGGGTAAATGAGAAGACTTTTATTCTGAGGAACGAGAAAGGAAAAGCAACTCACTTTCAGGGAATTGTTCAGGATATAAACGAGCGCAAGCAAGCAGAGGAAGCAATGCTCCGTGCAAAAGTTGCTGCGGAAGCTGCCAACATGGCCAAGACCGAATTCATCTCTAATATGAGCCATGAGCTAAGAACTCCTCTTACTATGATCATCGGATTCTCCGATCTACTTTGCAGTGAAGATTACGGTTCTTTGAATGAAGAGCAGAAAAAATACATATCTAAGGTTCTTAGAAATGGAAATCATCTTCTAGAACTGATCAATGATCTTTTGGATTTCTCAAACATTGAAACCGGCGAAATGGAACTTCGTGTTAATGAGTTCACCGTATCCGATGCTATTGATGAAGTAGGAGCATTGATGATACCTCTTTCAAAAAAGAAAGGGATAGATCTAACATTTAACATCGACATTGAAATGCCTACCATAAAAGCAGACATGATCAAATTCAAGCAGGTTCTTTACAACCTGGTGAACAACTCCATTAAGTTCACAGATCAGGGAGGGGCAGTGACCATTGGTGGTAAAATATCTGATAGTTCTGTTAATATCTTCGTAAAGGATATTGGCATAGGTATTTCACCAGAGGATCAGGAAAAACTGTTCAAGCCTTTCTTCCAGGTGGATTCTTCAAACTCAAGAGAATATGGCGGCACAGGGCTTGGCCTTGCTCTTGTTAAGAAATTTGTTGAAATGCATGGTGGTGAGGTCTGGGTCGAGAGTGAACTTGGAAAAGGAAGTACATTTGGATTTAGCATACCAAACGATCCTGAAAACACGTCCTGTTGA
- the msrA gene encoding peptide-methionine (S)-S-oxide reductase MsrA: MELFEKLRNEGYEVATFAAGSFWIAEDIFRRVRGVVGTAVGYMGGELDYPTYEEVSVGDTGHFEVVQIVYDPKVVPYEKLLELFWELHNPTVPDEKGEKITGQYGSVIFYHNDEQKSLATLSKRDIERSGKFKKDIITEIRPAARFFRAKEYHQQYFEKTASGGEIIK, from the coding sequence ATGGAGCTTTTTGAGAAGCTAAGGAACGAAGGATATGAGGTAGCCACTTTTGCTGCGGGGAGTTTCTGGATAGCAGAAGACATTTTTCGTAGGGTTCGGGGTGTTGTCGGGACTGCAGTCGGCTACATGGGAGGAGAACTTGATTATCCCACCTATGAAGAAGTAAGTGTGGGAGATACCGGACACTTCGAAGTTGTCCAGATCGTTTATGATCCGAAGGTTGTGCCTTATGAAAAGCTTCTGGAATTGTTCTGGGAACTGCATAACCCAACGGTTCCCGATGAGAAAGGGGAAAAAATAACAGGTCAATATGGTTCTGTTATTTTTTATCATAACGATGAGCAGAAGTCCCTTGCAACACTTTCAAAAAGAGATATAGAGAGATCCGGGAAATTCAAGAAGGACATAATCACCGAGATACGTCCTGCTGCAAGATTTTTTAGGGCAAAGGAATACCACCAGCAATATTTCGAAAAAACTGCCTCCGGCGGAGAGATCATAAAATGA
- a CDS encoding DUF4386 domain-containing protein — translation MDENIKTARIVGILFITATVAYSLGVILLDPILGASDYLTIASGNENQMMIGSLLVLIDAVAVAGIGIMIYPILKKHSESLALGYAGARIAEGVLFIVNVIAILTLLALSQDFVKAGSPDASYYQTFGTILLAAGDLAFLFGFAVAFTISALILNYLLYRSNLVPRWLSGWGFAGAALLWVYYLLQPFNIDLLGILFIPIAVQEMVFAVWLIVKGFNPSAIDPSTAKTDVNEIK, via the coding sequence ATGGACGAAAACATAAAGACCGCAAGAATTGTAGGAATATTGTTTATAACTGCGACAGTTGCATACTCACTTGGTGTTATTTTACTGGACCCAATTCTTGGTGCTTCAGATTATCTTACTATTGCTTCTGGAAATGAGAACCAGATGATGATAGGGTCGTTACTTGTATTGATCGATGCCGTTGCAGTTGCTGGTATTGGAATAATGATATATCCGATTCTTAAAAAGCATAGTGAATCTTTAGCTCTTGGGTACGCTGGTGCCAGGATCGCGGAGGGCGTACTTTTTATTGTTAATGTGATTGCCATACTGACACTATTGGCATTAAGTCAGGACTTTGTGAAGGCGGGATCTCCGGATGCTTCCTATTATCAAACCTTTGGGACTATATTGCTGGCAGCAGGCGATCTGGCCTTTTTGTTTGGGTTCGCAGTTGCTTTTACTATATCTGCTCTGATCTTGAATTATTTATTGTATCGATCAAACCTTGTTCCCCGATGGCTATCAGGCTGGGGCTTTGCTGGAGCTGCATTGTTGTGGGTATACTATCTATTACAACCTTTCAACATTGATCTGCTTGGTATCCTATTTATTCCAATAGCCGTGCAGGAAATGGTTTTTGCGGTATGGCTTATTGTTAAAGGATTCAATCCATCTGCGATCGATCCCTCGACTGCAAAAACAGATGTAAACGAGATAAAATGA
- a CDS encoding PAS domain S-box protein, whose product MVDFGIEDRNDNDLFFKDDAIALNLFEQSPIGMAFISPRGKWLKVNPFLCNLLGYSESELLQLDFQKIIHPDDLKENITHLNRMLDGDIDIYKTDNRYVHKDGNLIWTKLIVYPFRDQENEQLYFVAQIEDITEYKLAEKALEESERKFKDLFNYSRDAIIIHDMDFNILEVNERASYYLGYSKDELLQMSISNLTSDDCRSRIASISEDLIEGRYSHFDSIATRKDGSEFLYEASLRLIDYQNNPAILVIARDITERKEYDNLLKESEQKFRNLFESANDSIFINDLEGNFLEVNEVICKNLGYTREEMMSLNPRDLISKEDIGKLAGRIDELKKKENSIFEIVHVRKDGSTIPTETSAKIIEYSGKKAILSTARDITKRKRAEEMLQISEGRYRALFQYNHAVMLMIDPDTSDIVDANPSACSYYGYNRKELTHMKITDINMSSKEQVFEEIKNARYEKRKQFFFTHRLSSGEMRNVEVYSCPVMINEKEVLYSIIHDITDRKKAEGELLNAKIEAESANRAKSGFLANMSHELRTPLNSVIGFSDILLTESFGPLNKKQLRYANNISKSGRLLLELINDILDLSKVESGKMELYIEEFRISDVIYEVKMVLTPQASDKNIGIVYDIATELKTIKADRTKFKQILFNLVNNAIKFTPENGFVYVNVQPVRDKLQISVRDTGIGIPKEDQDKLFQPFIQLSNFESREQSGTGLGLSIVKRFVEMHGGKIWVESEPGIGSTFIFTIPPNNE is encoded by the coding sequence ATGGTGGATTTTGGAATTGAAGATAGAAATGATAATGATCTTTTTTTCAAAGATGATGCTATAGCATTAAATCTTTTTGAACAAAGTCCCATAGGAATGGCTTTTATAAGTCCAAGGGGAAAATGGCTCAAAGTTAATCCATTTTTATGTAACTTGCTTGGCTACTCAGAATCAGAGCTACTTCAATTAGATTTTCAAAAAATCATACATCCGGATGACCTCAAAGAGAATATAACTCATTTGAATAGGATGCTGGATGGAGATATTGATATTTACAAAACTGATAACAGGTACGTCCATAAGGATGGCAACTTGATATGGACAAAGCTAATTGTCTATCCCTTCAGGGATCAGGAGAATGAACAACTGTATTTCGTGGCTCAGATAGAAGATATAACTGAATACAAATTAGCCGAAAAAGCTCTTGAAGAGTCTGAAAGAAAGTTCAAAGATCTATTCAATTATTCTCGTGATGCTATAATCATACATGATATGGATTTCAACATTCTGGAAGTTAATGAAAGAGCATCTTATTATCTGGGTTATAGCAAGGATGAACTGCTTCAGATGTCAATTTCCAATTTAACCAGTGACGATTGTAGATCACGAATTGCCAGCATCAGTGAGGATCTGATCGAGGGGAGATATTCGCATTTTGATTCGATTGCCACCAGAAAGGATGGTTCTGAATTTCTGTATGAAGCAAGTCTACGCTTAATAGATTATCAGAATAACCCAGCGATTCTGGTGATTGCTCGTGACATCACTGAACGCAAAGAATATGATAATTTATTAAAAGAATCAGAACAAAAGTTCAGGAACCTGTTCGAGAGTGCTAATGATAGCATATTCATCAATGATCTTGAAGGCAATTTCCTTGAGGTCAATGAGGTAATATGCAAAAATTTGGGTTATACTCGAGAAGAAATGATGAGCTTGAATCCCCGGGACTTGATCTCCAAAGAGGATATAGGAAAACTTGCAGGAAGAATAGATGAGCTGAAGAAGAAAGAAAATTCCATATTCGAGATAGTACATGTTCGAAAGGATGGATCAACTATCCCAACCGAGACCAGTGCAAAGATCATCGAATATTCAGGCAAAAAGGCCATACTCAGTACAGCCCGGGACATTACAAAAAGAAAACGAGCAGAGGAGATGCTCCAGATAAGTGAAGGAAGATATCGCGCCCTGTTCCAGTATAACCACGCTGTGATGCTCATGATCGACCCGGATACCAGCGACATCGTGGACGCAAACCCTTCTGCATGCTCATATTATGGCTACAACAGAAAAGAGCTCACACACATGAAGATAACCGATATCAACATGTCTTCAAAAGAGCAAGTCTTCGAAGAGATAAAAAATGCAAGATATGAAAAAAGAAAACAATTTTTCTTCACCCACAGACTGTCCAGCGGGGAAATGCGCAATGTGGAGGTCTACAGTTGCCCAGTAATGATCAATGAAAAAGAGGTTCTTTACTCGATAATTCACGATATCACTGACCGCAAAAAAGCAGAGGGTGAGCTTCTCAATGCTAAAATAGAAGCAGAGTCAGCCAATAGGGCCAAGAGTGGGTTCCTTGCCAATATGAGCCATGAGCTGAGAACTCCTTTAAATTCAGTAATAGGGTTTTCAGATATACTGTTGACAGAGTCTTTCGGGCCGCTTAATAAAAAGCAATTAAGATATGCAAACAATATCTCTAAAAGCGGCAGACTTCTCCTGGAACTTATTAATGATATTCTTGATCTCTCAAAAGTAGAATCTGGAAAAATGGAGCTTTACATTGAAGAGTTCCGTATCTCTGATGTAATATATGAGGTAAAAATGGTTTTGACTCCTCAGGCTTCAGATAAAAACATCGGTATTGTGTATGATATCGCTACAGAACTGAAAACCATAAAAGCTGATAGAACAAAGTTCAAGCAGATCCTTTTCAACCTTGTGAACAATGCTATAAAGTTCACACCTGAAAATGGTTTTGTCTATGTTAATGTTCAACCTGTAAGAGACAAATTGCAAATTAGTGTTAGAGACACGGGCATAGGAATACCAAAAGAAGACCAGGATAAACTATTCCAACCTTTTATACAACTTAGCAATTTCGAATCCAGAGAACAATCCGGAACCGGTCTGGGACTTTCCATTGTAAAACGATTCGTGGAAATGCACGGAGGTAAAATTTGGGTTGAAAGCGAACCTGGAATTGGTAGTACATTTATCTTTACAATTCCTCCAAATAATGAGTAA
- a CDS encoding NAD(P)-dependent alcohol dehydrogenase has translation MKAIVYEKYGPPEVLHLKEVDKPTPKDNEVLIRIYATTVTKYDCWMRSCTAPPGFGLLMRIASGIRKPKKPILGTELAGEIEAVGKDVKLFSKGNPVFGYTGMNLGAYAEYICLPEDGALAIKPANMTYEEAAAVQQGALTALFFLRKGNIQSGQKVLIFGASGGVGSAAVQIANHFGAEVTGVCSTRKLELVKSLGADKVIDYTQEDFTKSGETYDIIFDTVGKSPFSGSTKSLKNEGIYLFTTYGLVRLFRIIWLNLTNSKKAISGLLKERAEDLIFLRELIEDGKLKVVIDRRYPLEQAVEAHKYVETGHKKGHVVLTVEHNNNAWQGK, from the coding sequence ATGAAAGCAATTGTGTATGAAAAATACGGACCACCTGAAGTCCTTCATCTCAAAGAAGTGGATAAACCTACTCCAAAGGACAATGAAGTATTGATCAGAATTTATGCGACAACAGTGACAAAATATGACTGTTGGATGCGAAGTTGCACAGCCCCACCAGGATTCGGGCTTCTAATGCGAATAGCATCAGGTATCAGAAAGCCGAAGAAACCTATACTAGGGACTGAATTAGCCGGGGAAATTGAAGCCGTTGGCAAAGATGTAAAACTCTTCAGTAAAGGGAATCCGGTTTTTGGATACACAGGGATGAATTTAGGTGCTTATGCCGAGTACATCTGTCTGCCTGAAGACGGGGCTCTGGCAATAAAACCGGCCAATATGACCTATGAGGAAGCCGCTGCAGTCCAGCAAGGGGCATTGACTGCGCTGTTTTTCCTAAGAAAAGGAAATATTCAGAGCGGACAAAAAGTTCTTATCTTTGGCGCTTCTGGAGGGGTAGGTTCAGCTGCGGTACAGATTGCCAATCACTTTGGGGCAGAAGTTACCGGAGTGTGCAGTACCAGGAAATTAGAATTAGTGAAATCTCTGGGAGCCGATAAGGTAATTGATTACACTCAAGAGGATTTTACCAAAAGCGGTGAAACCTACGACATTATTTTTGACACCGTCGGCAAGAGTCCTTTTTCAGGTAGTACAAAATCGTTAAAGAATGAAGGAATCTATCTTTTTACTACCTATGGGTTGGTACGGCTTTTTCGAATAATATGGCTTAATCTGACAAATAGTAAGAAGGCAATATCTGGACTTTTAAAAGAGAGGGCTGAAGACCTAATTTTCCTCAGAGAGCTTATTGAGGATGGGAAGCTGAAAGTAGTCATAGATCGACGTTATCCGCTGGAACAGGCTGTTGAGGCTCACAAGTATGTCGAAACAGGGCACAAAAAGGGACATGTTGTCCTAACTGTGGAACATAACAACAATGCCTGGCAAGGTAAATGA